From a single Bryobacter aggregatus MPL3 genomic region:
- a CDS encoding sulfate adenylyltransferase subunit 1 codes for MQTTLRFSTAGSVDDGKSTLIGRLLFDTKGAYEDQIEAVKKSKVNRSGREIDLSLLTDGLRAEREQGITIDVAYRFFATEKRRFRIADTPGHEQYTRNMATGASTSDAAIILVDAIKGVSRQTLRHATISSLLGIEHLIFAINKMDAMDWSEEVYNRIRGELQEHAKRWPGSKLHYLPVSALDGDNVAWRSEKVTWYNGPSLLDLLETLEVSPAAAPFRFPVQYVVRPGDGFRGFAGRVASGSVQPGDAIVVLPSGRRTTVKEIVTFDGALPRAFEGDSTTLVLSEEVDISRGDLIALETARPELSRHFEADLVWMAEEPLEPGTAYLLRSATRELSAKITSIAYTLDPETGHHAAAHDAHLNDILRVHIETTQPLAFDAYSKCRETGSLILIHPRTNRTIAAGMIVRGAQRTLRSASTLAFELGPVTAGERVEHYGHLPAVVTSVNPELLERVLFEHGALVMRWRGEVPQQLLETGAIVIADSGVAVPEENPLEFLEEAGILLRRNDFVEGEGI; via the coding sequence ATGCAGACAACGTTACGCTTCTCCACCGCCGGGAGTGTGGACGACGGGAAAAGCACCCTCATCGGGCGCCTCTTGTTCGATACCAAGGGCGCCTATGAAGATCAGATTGAAGCCGTCAAAAAGAGCAAGGTCAACCGCAGCGGCCGGGAGATCGATCTCTCGCTGCTCACCGATGGATTGCGCGCCGAGCGCGAACAGGGCATCACAATTGACGTCGCCTACCGCTTCTTTGCGACCGAGAAACGGCGCTTCCGCATCGCCGACACCCCCGGCCATGAGCAGTACACCCGCAACATGGCCACCGGCGCCTCCACCTCGGACGCCGCCATCATTCTGGTGGACGCGATCAAGGGCGTCAGTCGCCAGACCCTGCGCCACGCCACCATTTCGAGCCTGCTCGGCATTGAACATCTGATCTTCGCGATCAACAAAATGGACGCGATGGATTGGAGCGAAGAAGTCTACAACAGGATTCGCGGCGAACTGCAGGAGCACGCCAAGCGCTGGCCTGGATCGAAGCTGCACTATCTGCCCGTCAGCGCGCTCGATGGCGACAATGTCGCCTGGCGCAGCGAGAAGGTCACCTGGTACAACGGCCCCAGCCTGCTTGATTTGCTCGAGACGCTCGAAGTCAGCCCCGCCGCCGCGCCCTTCCGCTTCCCGGTGCAATATGTCGTCCGTCCGGGCGACGGCTTCCGTGGCTTTGCCGGCCGCGTGGCCAGCGGCTCGGTGCAACCGGGCGACGCCATCGTCGTGCTGCCCAGCGGCCGCCGTACCACCGTCAAAGAGATTGTCACCTTCGATGGAGCGCTTCCCCGCGCCTTTGAAGGCGACAGCACGACGCTGGTGCTGAGTGAGGAAGTCGACATCAGCCGTGGCGATCTGATTGCGCTTGAGACGGCGCGTCCCGAACTCAGCCGCCACTTTGAAGCTGACCTTGTCTGGATGGCCGAAGAGCCACTCGAGCCTGGCACCGCCTACCTGCTGCGTTCGGCAACGCGGGAGCTCAGCGCCAAGATCACAAGCATCGCCTACACGCTCGATCCCGAGACGGGCCACCATGCGGCAGCGCACGACGCTCATCTGAACGACATCCTGCGCGTCCACATCGAGACGACGCAGCCCCTCGCCTTCGATGCCTATTCGAAGTGCCGCGAGACGGGAAGCCTCATTCTCATCCACCCGCGCACCAATCGCACGATTGCCGCTGGCATGATTGTGCGCGGCGCGCAAAGGACACTCCGCAGCGCCTCCACGCTTGCCTTTGAATTGGGTCCGGTAACGGCGGGAGAACGTGTCGAACACTACGGCCATCTGCCCGCAGTCGTGACCAGCGTGAATCCGGAACTGCTGGAGCGCGTCCTGTTTGAACACGGTGCCCTCGTCATGCGCTGGCGCGGTGAGGTGCCGCAGCAACTGCTGGAGACTGGCGCAATCGTCATCGCCGACAGCGGTGTCGCAGTCCCCGAAGAGAACCCACTCGAGTTTCTCGAAGAAGCCGGAATTCTGCTGCGGCGGAATGATTTTGTTGAAGGAGAAGGCATATGA
- a CDS encoding phosphopentomutase, with protein MKIDRVVWIVLDSVGIGAMPDAASYGDDPASDTLGNIARLRPLHLPHLCELGLGNIKPLAGLPAAEKPLASYGRCTLASPGKDTTTGHWEMVGIHLAKPFPLFPNGFPADFMQRFEAEIGRGTLGNKAASGTEIMAELGDEHVRTGKPIVYTSADSVFQIAAHEDVISLFELYRICEIARRMLSGPLEVGRVIARPFQGPKGAYTRTTNRKDYAVPPPPMLLDVLDHANVPVHSVGKIFDVFLGRGIRSYDKTKSNADGMAKTLAALDEVDRGLIFTNLVDFDSLYGHRNDVEGYAAALEAVDQWLPSLLAALQPSDLLILTADHGCDPTTPSTDHSREYVPLLAYAPASPAGKNLGTRGSLSDIGKTVAAIFSVPMATGESFLEVL; from the coding sequence ATGAAGATCGACCGCGTCGTTTGGATTGTCCTCGATAGCGTGGGCATTGGCGCCATGCCCGATGCGGCCAGCTATGGCGATGATCCGGCCAGCGATACGCTCGGCAATATTGCGCGGCTTCGTCCGCTGCATTTGCCGCATCTTTGTGAACTGGGCCTTGGCAATATCAAGCCGCTCGCCGGGTTGCCCGCGGCGGAGAAGCCGCTGGCCTCTTATGGGCGCTGTACGCTCGCCAGTCCGGGAAAGGATACGACGACCGGACATTGGGAGATGGTGGGCATTCATCTTGCGAAGCCCTTTCCGCTGTTTCCGAATGGCTTTCCTGCCGATTTCATGCAGCGCTTTGAAGCCGAGATCGGGCGCGGCACCTTGGGCAACAAAGCGGCGAGCGGCACGGAGATCATGGCCGAGTTGGGCGACGAGCATGTCCGCACCGGCAAACCAATTGTCTATACGAGCGCCGATAGCGTGTTCCAGATCGCTGCTCACGAGGATGTGATTTCGCTGTTTGAGTTGTACCGGATCTGCGAGATTGCGCGCCGCATGTTGAGCGGGCCGCTTGAAGTGGGCCGGGTGATTGCGCGGCCGTTTCAGGGGCCGAAGGGCGCCTACACGCGGACTACCAATCGCAAGGATTATGCCGTGCCTCCGCCGCCGATGCTGCTGGATGTGCTGGACCATGCGAATGTTCCGGTGCACAGCGTCGGAAAGATCTTCGATGTCTTTCTTGGCCGGGGAATTCGCAGCTACGACAAGACCAAGAGCAACGCTGATGGCATGGCCAAGACACTGGCGGCGCTGGACGAAGTTGATCGTGGCCTGATCTTTACGAATCTGGTGGATTTTGATTCGCTGTATGGGCATCGCAACGATGTCGAAGGTTATGCGGCGGCGCTCGAAGCTGTGGACCAATGGCTGCCTTCGCTGCTGGCGGCGCTCCAGCCCTCTGACCTGCTGATTCTGACCGCCGACCATGGCTGCGACCCGACAACTCCGTCCACCGACCATAGCCGCGAATATGTCCCTCTCCTTGCCTATGCGCCCGCATCGCCAGCGGGCAAGAATCTGGGGACTCGTGGTTCCTTAAGCGACATTGGCAAAACGGTCGCTGCGATCTTCAGCGTCCCGATGGCGACGGGAGAATCATTCTTAGAGGTATTGTGA
- a CDS encoding MarR family winged helix-turn-helix transcriptional regulator — protein sequence MQNQRMGSSRILAEIKQSKPFASLDQEVGVAFMKTADHLRRLHSPIFEARGITEQQYNVLRILRGAGSEGLPTLSVGERLIEQTPGITRLVDRLEAKQLVRRERPATDRRQVSCLITKAGLELLEQLDPEVLECSERSFRYVTKAELQALLKILEKIRDAE from the coding sequence GTGCAGAATCAACGTATGGGCTCCTCCCGCATCCTGGCCGAAATCAAGCAAAGCAAGCCTTTTGCTTCTTTGGACCAGGAAGTTGGAGTTGCCTTTATGAAAACGGCCGATCATCTGCGCCGTCTTCATTCGCCTATCTTTGAAGCTCGTGGGATTACGGAGCAGCAATACAATGTGTTGCGGATTCTGCGGGGCGCAGGCAGCGAGGGACTTCCCACGCTCAGCGTTGGGGAGCGGCTGATTGAACAAACTCCCGGCATCACGCGCCTGGTCGACCGTCTGGAGGCAAAGCAACTCGTGCGGCGGGAACGTCCTGCAACAGACCGCCGACAGGTTTCCTGCTTGATTACCAAGGCCGGGCTGGAGCTGTTGGAGCAACTGGACCCCGAGGTTCTGGAGTGCTCGGAGCGATCCTTCCGTTATGTGACGAAGGCGGAACTCCAGGCGCTTCTCAAAATTCTTGAAAAAATCCGCGACGCAGAGTGA
- a CDS encoding queuosine precursor transporter: protein MDLKNRKQLIYLILAGLFVANAILGEILGGKLIEVGGYIMSLGVVPWPVVFISTDLINEYYGKDGVRRLTFITAGLILYAFLVIFVSMEIPASHVSPVTDEAFISVLSQSQWIIAGSLVAFVCSQLLDVFVFWMFHKVTGGKMLWLRATGSTAISQLIDTFIVLGIGFWLPGKIQMKDFLNLAFTNYTYKFVIAVALTPLIYLAHNAIERYLEAEPHPYTPAPNPQIIEG, encoded by the coding sequence GTGGACCTAAAGAACAGAAAACAACTCATCTACCTGATCCTCGCCGGACTCTTTGTCGCCAACGCCATCCTCGGCGAGATCCTCGGAGGCAAGCTCATTGAAGTCGGCGGATACATCATGAGCCTTGGCGTAGTTCCCTGGCCTGTTGTGTTTATTTCCACAGACCTCATCAACGAATACTACGGCAAAGACGGCGTTCGCCGCCTCACCTTCATCACCGCCGGACTCATCCTCTACGCCTTCCTCGTCATCTTCGTTTCGATGGAGATCCCCGCCTCGCACGTCTCCCCCGTAACGGATGAGGCCTTCATTTCCGTCCTGAGCCAATCGCAGTGGATCATTGCCGGCAGTCTGGTCGCCTTCGTCTGCAGCCAGTTGCTCGACGTTTTCGTGTTCTGGATGTTCCACAAGGTGACAGGCGGCAAGATGCTCTGGCTCCGCGCCACAGGCTCCACGGCAATCTCGCAACTGATCGATACCTTTATCGTGCTCGGAATCGGGTTCTGGCTGCCCGGCAAGATTCAGATGAAAGACTTCCTCAATCTAGCCTTTACGAACTACACCTACAAGTTTGTGATCGCCGTCGCGCTCACGCCGCTGATCTACCTCGCTCACAATGCGATCGAGCGTTATCTCGAAGCGGAGCCGCATCCCTACACGCCGGCGCCCAATCCGCAGATTATCGAAGGCTAG
- the cysD gene encoding sulfate adenylyltransferase subunit CysD, whose product MLAAVPADTSAPQTRTQSHLDHLEAESIHILREVAASYAHPVILYSVGKDSSVLVHLARKAFYPGKIPFPLVHIDTTYEYPELIEFRDWFVKEIDANLIVHINEEAVAAGTNPYSLGTAKCCGLLRTRALVEGLQKLNADAAIGGARRDEERSRAKERVFSFRNQFGQWDPKDQRPELWNLYNSKVDPGESMRVFPLSNWTEFDVWKYIERENIPLVPLYFAAPREVYVRGNTLIPVKDNVKALPGEKSEIRVCRMRSLGCTPCSGAIESDADTVSKIIEELFSFRRSERENRVIDHDQDGSMELKKREGYF is encoded by the coding sequence ATGCTCGCCGCTGTTCCTGCCGATACCTCCGCGCCCCAAACGCGCACACAATCCCATCTGGACCACCTTGAAGCGGAGTCGATTCACATCCTCCGCGAAGTGGCCGCCAGTTATGCCCATCCCGTCATCCTCTATTCAGTGGGAAAGGATTCGAGCGTGCTGGTCCATCTGGCGCGCAAGGCGTTTTACCCTGGCAAGATTCCCTTCCCGCTCGTGCACATCGACACGACCTACGAGTACCCGGAGCTGATTGAGTTCCGCGACTGGTTTGTCAAAGAGATCGACGCCAATCTGATCGTCCACATCAACGAAGAAGCCGTCGCCGCGGGCACCAATCCCTATTCGCTCGGCACCGCCAAGTGCTGCGGCCTGTTGCGCACCCGCGCCCTGGTCGAAGGCTTGCAGAAGCTGAATGCCGACGCCGCCATCGGGGGAGCCCGGCGCGATGAAGAACGCTCACGCGCCAAGGAGCGCGTCTTCTCCTTCCGCAATCAGTTTGGACAATGGGACCCGAAGGACCAGCGCCCCGAACTCTGGAACCTCTACAACTCGAAGGTCGATCCTGGCGAGAGCATGCGCGTCTTTCCGCTGTCGAACTGGACGGAATTCGATGTCTGGAAGTACATCGAGCGCGAGAACATTCCGCTCGTCCCGCTCTACTTTGCCGCGCCGCGCGAAGTCTATGTTCGTGGCAATACGCTGATCCCGGTCAAGGACAACGTGAAGGCTCTGCCTGGCGAGAAATCGGAAATCCGGGTTTGCCGCATGAGGAGCCTCGGGTGCACACCCTGCTCCGGCGCCATCGAAAGCGACGCCGACACCGTCTCGAAGATCATCGAAGAGTTGTTCAGCTTCCGCCGCAGTGAGCGCGAGAACCGCGTCATCGACCACGACCAGGACGGGTCGATGGAATTGAAGAAGCGCGAAGGATATTTCTAG
- a CDS encoding YebC/PmpR family DNA-binding transcriptional regulator has translation MSGHSKWHTIKHKKASIDAKRGKIFTRLIKEILIAARGGGDPDSNARLRTAITAAKAVSMPSDNIKRAIMRGTGELEGATIEEVSYEGYGPGGAAIIVQCATDNRVRTVSEIRHMFSKNGGNMGEPNSVAWMFERKSQILIEGDKATEDQLTEILLEAGGDDVQNSGDSWTLLSAPEAHDSVVAALAAAKIPTLSAEVALVPKNTMAIDPKNAAGMMRLLEQLEDYDDTQNVYTNYEPDESTVEAMA, from the coding sequence ATGTCTGGCCACTCCAAATGGCATACCATCAAACACAAGAAGGCGTCTATCGACGCTAAACGCGGGAAAATTTTTACCCGCCTGATCAAAGAAATTCTCATTGCAGCGCGCGGTGGCGGCGACCCCGACAGCAACGCCCGCTTGCGGACTGCCATCACTGCCGCCAAGGCTGTTTCGATGCCGTCCGACAACATCAAGCGCGCGATCATGCGCGGCACAGGTGAGCTGGAAGGCGCGACGATTGAAGAAGTCAGCTACGAAGGCTACGGCCCGGGTGGAGCTGCCATTATCGTACAGTGTGCGACGGACAATCGAGTGCGTACCGTGAGCGAAATCCGCCATATGTTCAGCAAGAACGGTGGCAACATGGGTGAGCCAAACAGCGTTGCCTGGATGTTCGAGCGGAAGAGCCAGATTCTCATTGAAGGCGACAAGGCAACCGAAGATCAATTGACCGAAATCCTGCTGGAGGCCGGCGGGGACGATGTTCAGAATAGCGGCGACAGTTGGACCTTGCTCAGTGCGCCGGAAGCTCACGATTCGGTTGTTGCGGCGCTGGCCGCGGCGAAGATCCCGACGCTGAGTGCGGAAGTCGCGCTGGTCCCCAAGAACACGATGGCGATCGATCCGAAGAACGCGGCCGGGATGATGCGCCTGCTTGAGCAACTGGAAGACTACGACGACACGCAGAACGTTTACACCAACTACGAACCGGACGAGAGTACGGTGGAGGCGATGGCTTAG
- a CDS encoding sulfite exporter TauE/SafE family protein yields the protein METILGFCIAMVVGLTGAGGGPLTVPLLVLILGRSASESVGTSLAFVFVTKLFASPLYIFRKSVDFKILALMLAGGIPGVLLGTWILLRLSKAAIEPILLPSVGLTIAALAFLRLFKVKEAKRPEKEIRWSIPFATLPIGAEVGFSSAGAGALGGLLLMYKTRMEAATIVGTDLLFGLALSFMAGGIHVLFGHIDQALVFKMLLGGIPGAMLGSYLGTKIPSQTLQVAMSVVFGYLGLHMSWKGLAPLLGR from the coding sequence ATGGAGACAATTCTCGGATTCTGTATCGCCATGGTGGTTGGACTGACCGGGGCAGGAGGGGGACCGTTGACGGTCCCTCTTCTGGTTCTCATATTAGGAAGGAGCGCTTCCGAGAGTGTCGGCACCTCGCTCGCCTTCGTGTTTGTGACGAAGCTTTTCGCCTCGCCGCTCTACATCTTCCGCAAGAGCGTCGATTTCAAAATTCTGGCCTTGATGCTGGCCGGCGGCATCCCCGGCGTGTTGCTGGGAACCTGGATCCTGTTGCGTCTGAGCAAGGCAGCCATTGAGCCGATTCTGCTGCCGAGCGTCGGCCTCACCATCGCCGCGCTGGCCTTTCTTCGCTTGTTCAAAGTGAAAGAAGCGAAGCGCCCAGAAAAGGAAATCCGCTGGAGCATCCCCTTTGCGACGCTTCCGATTGGAGCCGAAGTTGGCTTTTCCTCCGCGGGCGCCGGTGCGCTCGGCGGCTTGTTGCTAATGTATAAAACTCGCATGGAAGCCGCCACGATTGTCGGCACCGATCTGCTCTTCGGCCTTGCCCTGAGCTTTATGGCCGGTGGCATCCACGTCCTCTTCGGCCACATCGATCAGGCGCTGGTTTTCAAGATGTTGCTCGGCGGCATTCCGGGCGCGATGCTCGGCAGCTACCTCGGCACCAAGATCCCCTCACAAACGCTGCAAGTGGCGATGAGCGTCGTCTTCGGCTATCTCGGCCTCCACATGAGCTGGAAGGGCCTCGCGCCGCTGTTAGGCCGCTAG
- a CDS encoding MFS transporter, which produces MNSVVLDPSESKVKPALVAPILAAISMSHFLNDMMQSLIAAVYPLLKDAYRLDFGQLGWITFTFQLTASILQPFVGHFTDKTPKPFSLPIGMSCSLCGLLLLAVANSFGWLLLAAGLVGLGSSVFHPEASRVARLASGGQHGLAQSVFQVGGNAGAALGPLLASLIVAPRGQGSLAWFSAAAFLALLLLMKVSYWYRDHLTQPKPRQASTAVAGVSRKQVGVALAVLGTLIFSKYFYMASMTSYYTFYLIDRFQLPIGTAQRYLFIFLGAIAVGTIIGGPIGDRIGRKRVIWVSILGVLPFSVLLPHASLFWTAVLSAIIGLILASAFSAILVYAQELMPGRVGTISGLFFGFAFGMGGIGAAVLGQLADHTSIRFVFELCAYLPAIGILTVLLPDTKPRLAA; this is translated from the coding sequence GTGAATTCTGTAGTTTTGGATCCATCTGAATCAAAAGTTAAGCCTGCCCTCGTAGCCCCGATCCTGGCGGCCATCAGCATGAGCCACTTCTTGAACGACATGATGCAGTCGCTCATTGCTGCCGTCTATCCGCTGCTGAAAGACGCCTATCGTCTCGATTTCGGCCAACTGGGTTGGATCACCTTTACTTTCCAGCTCACCGCGTCGATTCTGCAGCCCTTTGTCGGCCACTTCACCGATAAGACGCCGAAGCCCTTCTCGCTCCCGATCGGCATGAGCTGTTCCCTGTGCGGCCTGCTGCTGCTGGCGGTGGCGAATAGTTTTGGCTGGCTTCTTTTGGCGGCTGGCTTGGTGGGTTTGGGTTCGTCGGTCTTTCATCCGGAGGCCTCGCGCGTGGCGCGCCTTGCCTCAGGCGGACAGCATGGCTTGGCGCAATCGGTGTTTCAGGTGGGGGGCAATGCGGGCGCGGCGCTGGGGCCGCTGCTCGCCTCGCTGATTGTGGCGCCACGCGGGCAGGGAAGCCTCGCCTGGTTCTCTGCTGCGGCGTTTCTGGCGCTCCTCCTGCTGATGAAGGTGAGCTACTGGTATCGGGACCACCTGACGCAGCCGAAGCCGCGTCAGGCCTCCACTGCGGTGGCTGGCGTGAGCCGTAAACAGGTGGGCGTGGCGCTTGCGGTTCTGGGGACTTTGATCTTCTCGAAGTACTTCTACATGGCGAGCATGACGAGCTACTATACCTTCTACCTGATCGACCGCTTCCAACTCCCGATCGGGACAGCGCAACGCTACCTGTTCATTTTCCTGGGAGCGATTGCGGTGGGTACGATCATTGGCGGGCCGATTGGGGACCGGATTGGACGCAAGCGGGTGATCTGGGTGTCGATCCTCGGCGTGCTGCCGTTCTCCGTACTGCTGCCTCATGCCAGCTTGTTCTGGACGGCCGTGCTGAGCGCGATCATCGGACTGATTCTCGCTTCGGCCTTCTCGGCGATTCTGGTCTATGCGCAGGAACTGATGCCGGGACGTGTGGGCACGATCTCCGGACTGTTCTTCGGCTTTGCCTTTGGCATGGGGGGAATTGGTGCGGCTGTGCTTGGACAGCTTGCCGACCACACCAGCATCCGCTTTGTCTTTGAGCTTTGCGCGTATCTGCCGGCGATCGGGATTCTGACCGTTCTGCTGCCGGACACGAAACCTCGTCTAGCGGCCTAA
- a CDS encoding phosphoadenylyl-sulfate reductase, with protein MSQAIEAIDHALAQGAGQACYTCSFQLEDVVLLDLLRQRAPQIPVLFLETGYHFSATYAYRDKIANEWGLNLRNLTAIKSVAEQEAEFGKLYEEKPAACCQLRKVEPLFNALEDYEIWFTGLRREQSPTRAKLEVVEETTLKSGKTIAKISPLAHWTWKEVWQYARANNLPILELYDQGYTSIGCEPCTALPASDENLRSGRWGGKKLECGIHTFAPVESK; from the coding sequence ATGAGCCAGGCCATCGAAGCGATTGACCACGCACTTGCACAAGGAGCCGGACAGGCCTGCTACACCTGTAGCTTTCAGTTAGAGGACGTCGTGCTGCTCGATCTGTTGCGCCAGCGTGCGCCCCAGATTCCCGTGCTGTTCCTCGAAACCGGATACCACTTCAGCGCCACCTACGCCTACCGCGACAAGATTGCGAACGAATGGGGATTGAATCTGCGCAATCTCACCGCCATCAAGAGCGTTGCCGAGCAGGAGGCCGAGTTCGGCAAGCTGTACGAAGAGAAGCCCGCCGCCTGCTGCCAGTTGCGCAAAGTAGAACCGCTCTTCAACGCCTTGGAAGACTACGAGATCTGGTTCACCGGGCTGCGCCGCGAGCAATCGCCCACCCGCGCCAAGCTCGAAGTCGTCGAAGAAACCACGCTCAAGAGCGGCAAGACCATCGCGAAGATCAGTCCGCTCGCCCACTGGACCTGGAAAGAAGTCTGGCAATACGCGCGCGCCAACAATCTGCCGATTCTCGAACTCTACGATCAGGGTTATACGAGCATCGGTTGCGAGCCCTGCACCGCCTTGCCCGCCTCGGACGAGAACCTCCGCAGCGGACGCTGGGGCGGCAAGAAGCTCGAATGCGGCATTCATACCTTTGCGCCGGTGGAGTCGAAGTAG
- a CDS encoding DegT/DnrJ/EryC1/StrS family aminotransferase: MRRRQFVSIPAVTLAAEPSPSPTSWPVFDQTEEDSLTKVLRSGKWGRGNGTAVADFEARYAALTGTPHCLAVANGTSALLVALGVLGIGPGDEVIVPPYTFIATVNAVLRFHALPVFADVDPASMQMDPKRVAEQITPRTRAIIMVHMAGAVGELGEVLAIAKKHNIPVIEDAAQAHLAEWDHKHVGGHGAIGCFSFQASKNLNGGEGGAVVTHDAALAAKAFAFHNNSRGRTQPGTEFHYEMSGANLRLTEFQGALLTAQMSRIEKQSKRRLANAQQLDQLLTRYDGLTPCTVGKACTRNAYHLYMLRYEAAKFGGRKRAEFLRHMSQQGLSLSAGYSPLQDEPFLKNSFESRGYQFAYGKGLYEKWRKKNDCPVNRQSSEEVVWVTQTQLLSGPDWIPRMERGLKAWRG; this comes from the coding sequence ATGCGCCGCCGCCAGTTTGTCAGCATTCCAGCCGTTACTCTTGCCGCAGAACCAAGTCCTTCGCCAACGAGTTGGCCCGTTTTTGATCAGACCGAAGAAGACAGCCTCACGAAAGTGCTGCGCAGCGGCAAATGGGGGCGTGGCAACGGTACGGCGGTTGCTGATTTTGAAGCGCGCTACGCGGCGCTGACGGGGACACCGCATTGCTTGGCTGTGGCCAATGGCACCTCGGCGCTGCTCGTGGCGCTAGGGGTGCTGGGGATTGGTCCGGGCGATGAGGTGATCGTGCCTCCCTACACTTTCATTGCGACCGTGAACGCGGTGCTTCGCTTTCATGCGCTGCCGGTGTTTGCCGATGTCGATCCGGCTTCGATGCAAATGGATCCGAAACGCGTTGCGGAGCAGATCACGCCGCGTACGCGCGCCATCATCATGGTGCATATGGCCGGAGCGGTGGGGGAGCTTGGCGAAGTTCTTGCGATTGCCAAGAAGCACAATATTCCGGTGATTGAAGACGCGGCGCAGGCGCATCTGGCCGAATGGGATCACAAGCATGTTGGAGGGCATGGCGCCATCGGATGCTTTAGCTTTCAGGCGTCGAAGAATCTGAACGGCGGCGAGGGTGGGGCCGTGGTCACCCATGATGCTGCACTGGCTGCCAAGGCTTTTGCGTTTCATAACAATTCGCGCGGCCGCACACAGCCGGGTACGGAGTTTCACTACGAGATGTCGGGTGCGAATCTGCGCCTGACCGAGTTCCAGGGAGCACTGCTGACGGCGCAGATGTCACGCATCGAGAAGCAATCGAAACGAAGGCTGGCGAATGCGCAACAACTCGACCAACTGTTAACCCGCTACGACGGCCTGACGCCTTGTACGGTGGGGAAGGCCTGCACCCGGAATGCCTATCATCTCTACATGCTGCGCTATGAGGCTGCGAAATTCGGAGGGCGCAAACGGGCTGAGTTTCTGCGGCATATGAGCCAGCAAGGACTTTCGTTGTCGGCAGGCTATTCACCGCTGCAGGATGAACCCTTTCTCAAAAACAGTTTTGAATCGCGCGGCTATCAGTTCGCCTATGGCAAAGGCCTGTATGAGAAGTGGCGGAAAAAGAACGATTGCCCGGTGAATCGCCAGTCGAGCGAGGAAGTGGTCTGGGTAACGCAGACGCAATTGCTGAGCGGACCGGACTGGATTCCGCGGATGGAACGCGGGCTCAAAGCCTGGCGGGGCTAG
- a CDS encoding fasciclin domain-containing protein: MLLSFTLTAAKNPMVGGQMMYPTKNIIENASKSADHTTLVAAIKAAGLVDTLQGAGPFTVFAPTNAAFDKLPAGTVESLLKPENKGTLTSILTYHVVAGKMNSAEIARAIRKGHGKASLKTLSGGTLTATMSGDKLMLTDEKGGRAMVTIANVMQSNGVIHVIDAVLLPK; the protein is encoded by the coding sequence ATGCTGCTCAGCTTCACACTCACTGCAGCCAAGAACCCAATGGTGGGTGGTCAGATGATGTATCCGACCAAGAACATTATCGAGAATGCCTCAAAGTCTGCAGACCACACGACTCTTGTTGCGGCTATCAAGGCAGCCGGATTGGTGGACACACTGCAGGGGGCAGGGCCATTCACCGTTTTTGCTCCTACCAATGCGGCCTTCGACAAACTGCCCGCCGGAACTGTCGAAAGTCTGCTCAAGCCCGAGAATAAAGGGACTCTCACCTCGATTCTTACCTATCACGTGGTTGCTGGAAAAATGAATTCTGCTGAGATCGCCAGGGCCATTCGCAAGGGCCATGGCAAGGCGAGCCTGAAGACCCTTTCAGGTGGCACGCTCACCGCAACGATGTCTGGCGACAAGCTGATGCTGACCGATGAAAAGGGTGGCAGGGCCATGGTGACCATCGCCAACGTCATGCAATCGAACGGCGTCATTCATGTGATCGACGCGGTGCTGTTGCCGAAATAG
- the ruvC gene encoding crossover junction endodeoxyribonuclease RuvC, producing the protein MKILGIDCGTERTGYGIIESDGKRHAAIAFGVLKTNPRAPMADRLCVIAQGLRQVIAEYTPHEAVVEEVFVAKNSQSALKLAQVRGVAMVMARETPMDVHEYSPREIKMAVVGYGNAEKLQVQMMVRALLGLDKAPPADAADALAAAICRATMRLR; encoded by the coding sequence TTGAAAATTCTGGGAATCGATTGCGGTACCGAGCGTACCGGCTACGGAATCATCGAGAGCGATGGCAAGCGTCATGCGGCCATCGCTTTCGGCGTTTTGAAGACCAATCCTCGTGCGCCGATGGCAGACCGGCTTTGTGTCATCGCACAGGGTCTGCGCCAGGTGATTGCGGAGTATACTCCACATGAAGCGGTGGTAGAAGAAGTGTTTGTCGCCAAGAACTCGCAGAGTGCGCTGAAGCTGGCGCAGGTGCGCGGCGTGGCGATGGTGATGGCCCGTGAGACGCCGATGGATGTACACGAATACAGTCCGCGTGAGATCAAGATGGCGGTTGTGGGCTACGGCAATGCGGAGAAGTTGCAGGTGCAGATGATGGTGCGGGCGCTCTTAGGGCTCGACAAGGCGCCACCGGCGGATGCCGCCGACGCTTTGGCGGCTGCGATCTGCCGCGCGACAATGAGGTTAAGATGA